The sequence GGAGCGTGTAAAAATAATGAAGAAAATTGGATTAGCGTTACTGATTGGATGTATAACAATCCTTTTGTCGGGAATCTGCTTCGCAGCGTCATCCGCAGCACAGATCAAGTTATCACAAACGCCGATAAATTACAGTCCTGTCCGGCCTGCAAGCGACGGGCAGTTCCATGACGGCTTACTATTCTCCAAACAATCGGATGGAACTCTTGTCTACTACAATGCGAAAGGACAAGAAGCCTTTACCCTTCCCGCATGGATCAAACCGTTAAGCGATTTTTCCGAACAGCGGGCGATGGTAATGAACACGAAAACCAAGCTTGTGGGATATATCAACACCAAAGGCGCGCTGGCAATTCCCTGCAAGTATGCGGATGGAGAAAGGTTCTCGGAGGAAGTTGCTCATGTGTTCATTCCGGATTCAACGGAACAGGCGATTATTGACCGCTCTGGGAAAATAGTTCATACCTTTAACCAAACGTACGATTCGGATTATGCATTCAGCGGTGGCTTAGCGGCGGCTTATGCGCTGAAAGGCGGCAAGCTTGGGTTTATCAATACCTCCGGGGAATTGGTCATTCCGTACCAATACACGTATGCGCGCAGATTCAGCGAAGGAGTGTCCCTTGTTCAAAACGGCAAAGGAAAATA is a genomic window of Paenibacillus durus ATCC 35681 containing:
- a CDS encoding WG repeat-containing protein, giving the protein MKKIGLALLIGCITILLSGICFAASSAAQIKLSQTPINYSPVRPASDGQFHDGLLFSKQSDGTLVYYNAKGQEAFTLPAWIKPLSDFSEQRAMVMNTKTKLVGYINTKGALAIPCKYADGERFSEEVAHVFIPDSTEQAIIDRSGKIVHTFNQTYDSDYAFSGGLAAAYALKGGKLGFINTSGELVIPYQYTYARRFSEGVSLVQNGKGKYGFIDAAGKTIIPFQFKAGGDFSGGLAAVENAKGKWGYINKNGKTVIPFKYYGAGNFSEGLAYVYNSKGKLGYINKNGTQIIAYQQYNRAFDFEEGVALVGVESKSGADSRFGYIDRQGKLLTKLEYKVESSSFNGGSAAALKTLGKGVILTKVSLTQQKTN